The nucleotide sequence AAGTTCTCGTGCAAACCCACATGCATTCACTGATCTGTTCACCGATTATGACTTCGAAATTTTCGTGAAGGATTTAGATGGTTTTACCAGGGACGATGGATGGCTGAATCAATTTGGTACTCTCATAAAGAAAGTTGTTTTGCAGGATGGAAACTGGCGCACGAGACTCGTCCTTTATGAAGACGGCACTAAAATTGATTTTCAGGTATCGACGGTTGAATTTATTAAACACCTGGGTGCAATGACTGAGCTGCCTGAAAGATACGACAATGGCTATAAAGTTTTATTGGATAAGGATGAAATCACTAAAGGGATACCGGCTCCTTCTTACAAGGCATACATAACAAAAAAGCCGTCTGCGGAAATGTTTGCTGATATCATCAACAGTTTTTGGGGAGATACCGCATACGTAGCGAATAGCCTTTGGCGTGACGAATTGTATTTTGCAAAATACATGCTTGATAATGTCCTCCGATTCAATTACCTGCAGCCGGTTATCGAATGGTACATCGGTGTCAAGTATGATTGGAGCGTCAATCCTAATAAATATGGCCGATGGTTCAAGCGTTATCTCGACAGTGATACATGGACGGAGCTGGAAGGGACTTATGCTGGTGCAGGAATTGAGGAAAACTGGGAAGCCCTTTACAGGACTGCAGACCTGTTCAGCGGCCTGGCACAGGATGTCGGGAAGAGTCTGCATTATCCATACCCTTTTGAGTATGAGCAAAAGATGAGGAAGTATTTATTAAAGGTAATGAGTTTGCCGCAGGATGCGAAAAGCTTTACATAGTATAAAAGACTGCCCTTTCAGGAGGCAGTCTTTTAGGAAAGTTAAAATTCAAAGTAAATCTTCTCCTCGAGGCCAGTTTTGGCTGATATAAATTTTCCCTCCTCGAAGTTTTCCAAATCTGGTTCCATGAAGACCAATTCAAAATTGCCGGTTAAAGCTGAATAAATCATAACTGCTTGTTTATCCCCAGTAATATCAGATGCAGCTGGAAAATGGACTTGATTCAGCTGCTCGAATGAAGGAACATGGCGATTGTGGTCGAAGCTTTCAAGCTCACCGTTCCTGGCATTTAGATTAAAATACGTTTCAGTTTCAAAAGGTGTATATAAAGAATATCCTTGAACTTTTGGCACCGCTTTGAAGCTATAAACCTTGTATCTTGAATCATTTGCAGAAGAGTTAAAATTAAAGCCTAAAGAAACGACTTCAAGATTTATATCTTTACCATAAATTTTTTCTAAATAAAACCTGGCTTTTTTCTCGGCTTCTTCCTGATCCATGATTGGCCCATTTGTTAATGGTCCAGTATCCCCAACATAATTAGTGATTTGGCCGGTGACTGCATCGATATCTCCTCCAAATCCATTTCTATTTTCAAAATGGTAGACATACATTGCATTGACCGGGCTTTCTTTTTCCAATTCAATTTCATCTCGATCAATAACCAGAGCGTCGGCAATTCGGTTCTTCAACTCCGACTCCCTCATAGGCTGAATTCGATCAGGCATTTTATGAAAACGAGTATAGCTGTAGCTCAATAAATTGACATTCTCATAAAATTTATCCATCTTT is from Mesobacillus boroniphilus and encodes:
- a CDS encoding aminoglycoside 6-adenylyltransferase, translated to MKQEQEMINQLLEWARQNENIRSVLMTSSRANPHAFTDLFTDYDFEIFVKDLDGFTRDDGWLNQFGTLIKKVVLQDGNWRTRLVLYEDGTKIDFQVSTVEFIKHLGAMTELPERYDNGYKVLLDKDEITKGIPAPSYKAYITKKPSAEMFADIINSFWGDTAYVANSLWRDELYFAKYMLDNVLRFNYLQPVIEWYIGVKYDWSVNPNKYGRWFKRYLDSDTWTELEGTYAGAGIEENWEALYRTADLFSGLAQDVGKSLHYPYPFEYEQKMRKYLLKVMSLPQDAKSFT
- a CDS encoding zf-HC2 domain-containing protein, which translates into the protein MKLEHEVVQDLYPLYIENDLTSSVKTAIDEHLMECEACRKFYETGEKTVHITEMEEPTVSKSLDEKIILKMKLNRLRLISVVLAGILFSMVFTDYINKREQLFMATDGYYDALQLMDRMDDMVKNKEQISLQPIEMEISRFLEYNIMLKDNLNFIEEYQKKSTEFSLSLNTQRLNAMLEVMKIRYNLGRWSETDESAFHALKDYFQNHRQDFIEDYEKTHHGYSSYLHILDVKKMDKFYENVNLLSYSYTRFHKMPDRIQPMRESELKNRIADALVIDRDEIELEKESPVNAMYVYHFENRNGFGGDIDAVTGQITNYVGDTGPLTNGPIMDQEEAEKKARFYLEKIYGKDINLEVVSLGFNFNSSANDSRYKVYSFKAVPKVQGYSLYTPFETETYFNLNARNGELESFDHNRHVPSFEQLNQVHFPAASDITGDKQAVMIYSALTGNFELVFMEPDLENFEEGKFISAKTGLEEKIYFEF